A window of Pseudophryne corroboree isolate aPseCor3 chromosome 12, aPseCor3.hap2, whole genome shotgun sequence contains these coding sequences:
- the ERG28 gene encoding ergosterol biosynthetic protein 28 homolog, whose amino-acid sequence MSRFLAVLRSWLMMVSIIAAGNTLQSFRDHSFLSDKLYTGRPSQVNGLQARTFGIWTLLSSLIRCACAIDIQNKTLYHITLCTFIMALAHFVSEVWIYHTALMTIGVMAPLMVASFSILGMLIGYQYLEAVQEPPTSTNKKRN is encoded by the exons ATGAGCCGTTTTCTCGCTGTGCTGCGCAGTTGGTTGATGATGGTTTCCATTATTGCAGCGGGAAACACCCTGCAGAGCTTCCGGGACCACAGTTTCCTGAGTGACAAGCTGTATACGGGGAGGCCGAGCCAAG TGAATGGTCTGCAGGCTCGTACGTTTGGGATCTGGACATTGCTTTCCTCTCTGATTCGCTGTGCCTGCGCTATTGATATTCAGAATAAGAC GCTCTATCACATCACCCTGTGCACTTTCATCATGGCACTAGCGCACTTTGTGTCTGAGGTATGGATCTACCACACCGCACTGATGACGATCGGAGTCATGGCACCGTTGATGGTTGCAA GCTTCTCCATCCTTGGCATGCTGATAGGGTACCAGTATCTGGAGGCCGTGCAGGAGCCCCCGACTTCCACTAATAAAAAGAGGAACTGA